The following nucleotide sequence is from Populus nigra chromosome 15, ddPopNigr1.1, whole genome shotgun sequence.
AACAACATCTAACATGACAGGATGCGTAAAAAATCTCGGACAAACTTGGATCCTCAAGACAGCTGTAGGAATACGGATAATATATAAACCGGTGAAAACAATGAAATCCTACCAGgctactaaaaatatattacaacaTCCTTTCCTTATCGTGACTATAACAGTTGAAGACCTGCTTCCAAATCCTCTAAGGTGATGGTCTGCAGTTCATCAGTATCTAAACAGTTGAAATCAAGCCTGAGATCCAAATTCTCTCTAGCATTAGCTAGCATGGTATTTACCAAGCCTCCATTCATTTCCCTACGCTGTTTTTCTgttgtttctctctctatcaAGGCAGCAATGGCATCTACACAGCATGAAGGATGTAATTTAAAACCATACAGCGGACTGCCTTCGTCCTGAGTATTCATGTTGATGTGGCAAATATTTGCTAAATCTTTAGAGCTAAAGTCATTAAAATGGAAAAACTTGGTAACCCTTCTACAGAAACCCTCATTGGAAGATATCACACGCTTCATTGGTTCGCTATAGCCAGCAAATATGACTACGACTTTTCCGCTGTCCATAACAGACATGATTTCTTCCAACGCTTCAATCCCATAGTCCTTATCATCTTCTTTCTGCGATGGTATGAGGCGATATGCTTCATCCACAAAAAGAATTCCTCCCTCTGCTTCTGCAATCTGCAACAGGAGTGGAAAATTATTTTGGCAAAAGAAACTCTTACATTCTCTGCTAAggaaaatattacattaaaccCCAGCAACAAACCTTTCGTCTAGTTTTTGGACCAGTGTGACCAACAAATTCGCCAACCAAATCTGTACGTTGTACTTCCGTTACCTTGTCAGTAGGTAGAACTCCCACCATATGGAGTAGTCTTCCAAGTATTCGAGCTACCATGGTCTTACCTatagataatgataataatctcACTCTATGAGAGATGTACTGAAAAATATAAGTGTAACcacaaaataattgaaaatcaatCCAATGAACATTTTTGTGCTTCTCTACCACTTTCACGCAAACATTGAGACTCGGACGCCTAAGGAAAAACTATTAAGGGTTTAAACAAGAGAGTTACATGCATACGTATTGACAAACTGAAGAAACATCATGAAGTGTAGCTCAGTCTTTCCTTTTCACATCAGATAAGGAAAGTCAACTAGcaacataaattagaaggaacAAGTAGCATCAATTGGGAAAACTTGCAGATCTTTAACAGGAACAATTCAGAAACAAAATGGGATGGAATGACTTATCTGGAAAAGAGCTTTTGGTCTATGATTTAATGAGAACAGTGGTTCAATGAACAGTATAACACAAAAAAGGGTATTGAGCTGTTTTTTGGTGACAAGGCCTCATTAAATTTAGCTAAGAATTCCGTTTTCTCCACAATAAAACTGTGTTGAAAGCTAATCCAAGCTAATGACAAGTTTGACACAGTGCATATGAGGATGCAATcgctaagttatttttaaatagcaaCTGGACTCGAGAATTCTGAAACACTTGCAAAAAGGAAAATCCTGTGTCATAACTTGTTTGTCAGAAGTGGAGGCAAAATAGCAtagcaaaattaaaatattcaattttcaaTATCAAGACTGAATATTGATTTACAGAATAAGATGGAAATAGCATAATAATCCAGAAACAATTAAATGCTTCAACACCTGTTCCGGGGCTTCCCAAGAAAGCCATATGAGGCGGTCTTCTCATACCAACTTTCATACCAAGGGCCCTGCGCCTCTCATCCAAAAGCATCCCCTTTGCCCATTTTCTCAATTGTACCTTGAGTTCATGCAACCCCACTACATTTGTTAATGCATCTTCAAGTTCATCCATCTTAGCTTTTGTTTTAGAGCATGCTTCAAGTGCCTTTCTCTTTCTCTGCTCTTCAAGATGCCAGTGCAGCAGTTTACGCACCTCCTCACTTCCTGGACCTGGTGAGAGGTGATTCAGAGGAGTCATGCCCTCCTGCAAGTTAAGGTTCCACAAATCCTCATCATtttataacattgaaaattaaactaaaatggAAAGAGATGAACACTGGCATCTATAATACGTTGTCCTCTGCACTGCAGTCAGCATTATACTCCAGCAAAGTCTTGACAGTTGAGTGGTCTTCCGCTCTAATTGAGTACCAAACTGCAAGGTGTAATGGTGTCATTCCATTCTGCATGAATAAGACAGGGAAATAAAAAGGTttaaattagaaatttttttccaCAGTTCTTGttcttaatttgaaacaaaCCAAAAACAGATAACATGGTGCCATGAAAACACACATTCGCTTTGGCTTCAACAAAAGCACCATGAGCAAGAAGTAATCGCGCAGCTTCAGTGCACCCATTCTTTGCTGCCATGTGTAATGGAGTTTCTCCATACTGCAAATTTCAGGATGATAACACCCACATTGAAATCAGATGTGTTAATGAAGAGAAGCTTGCAGAAATTTATGGACAGATCTAAgcaattgatataaaatttgatcagGAAACTGAAACgcaaatatataaattgtacTTGCCATGTTCCTAGGTTCCAATTCAACCTTCTCTGCTCCTTGCCAATCAAgaagaaatttaattatatcagcCCTGTTGTAACCAGCAGATACATGAAGAGGAGTCTGTGCCATCTGCAATTAAAgcaaatcaagttaaatttgaaaggaaaaaaaaaacagcaaggTGCAAAGATGCATGAACTTTTCTTACATAAGACCATAGACAACCGTTTAACTGAAAAGCAAAGTTCATagccaaagtaaaaaaaaaaaaaatggggggCAAAATGTCTTATTCTGACACCCAACTTCCCATTCAATTGTGCCCGTAACAGATCCAGCCTCCCTCCCCCACCCCCACAACTCAATCACGACAACCAAAATAAGCATAAATTAAGGAACCAACCCAACAGATGAAATGAATCAAGATCTTACATTTCCACAACATACACTTTAAAGAACACCATTTGCACAGAAActagaaggagagaaaaaaaaaaccgcttCCAGAAGCATGAATTCTTTGCGTATGAAACATGTAAATGAGTATCAAATAATGGAATCTTACAACAGGGTTTCTTTCATTGAGGAGAGAAGGGTCTCCTCTGAGTAACCTTTGGAACCCAAGAAGATCCCCGGATTGGGCAAAGCTATGAATGGTAGCGGGCTTGGAAGACCTCGATCCATGATCCTGACGATCCCGCTGCATTGTTTCTGTattcaacttttcttttcctttcctttcttggTGACTTCTCTTCTCTGGGTTTCTCGGTATTTTCTCTGGCTGGTATTTGGCGGTGAGGGTGCGTATTATAGCAAAGTGAAATCCTtctgttctttttcttattgGTAACAGCAGGTGAAAATCCTTTGAAGGCCGACTTTTGTGTCCGAATCTAAATTCATCAGCTTCACTTTTAAAAAGACTAAATCATCCCATTGTTGCACTGTGTAGCATTACGTTTTAAAagtagtgttttttaaaaaatttaaaaagtttttatttttttaacttttaatatatttttaatatttttaaattattttaatattaaaaataattttaaaaaatcaaaatatatattattttaatatttttaaaataaaaaatacttcaaagaCACCGGCTGCTGCCACTTACTATATCTGGCCATAACAAGGATAAAATCGGATGAGTGTTTCGTGGAATGATTTCTTCtaaaaactcaattgtttttagtaatttaaatttACAGCACACCGCTGTCATAGGTTTTATCTGGTGAGGGATTCCGGTCATTGAATTATTGAGCCAGCCACAAGTCAGCtcattttctctttgttttttaattaaatatattaaaataatattattctaattttatttttttaatatttttaaaattaaatcaaccaTGTCTCCAATTCCAAGTAGGTGCGTCGGATCCATCAAATAAACTtgatttaactaaataaaagtgATCTAGGTGAGTCTGCTAGATGAATCCGctttaaaaactattaatacAGAAActgataatcttataaataataaaatattaattttttcttaaaatagtatcatttatattatttcaggataatttttagaaatttattcaattaa
It contains:
- the LOC133673981 gene encoding ribulose bisphosphate carboxylase/oxygenase activase, chloroplastic produces the protein MQRDRQDHGSRSSKPATIHSFAQSGDLLGFQRLLRGDPSLLNERNPVMAQTPLHVSAGYNRADIIKFLLDWQGAEKVELEPRNMYGETPLHMAAKNGCTEAARLLLAHGAFVEAKANNGMTPLHLAVWYSIRAEDHSTVKTLLEYNADCSAEDNEGMTPLNHLSPGPGSEEVRKLLHWHLEEQRKRKALEACSKTKAKMDELEDALTNVVGLHELKVQLRKWAKGMLLDERRRALGMKVGMRRPPHMAFLGSPGTGKTMVARILGRLLHMVGVLPTDKVTEVQRTDLVGEFVGHTGPKTRRKIAEAEGGILFVDEAYRLIPSQKEDDKDYGIEALEEIMSVMDSGKVVVIFAGYSEPMKRVISSNEGFCRRVTKFFHFNDFSSKDLANICHINMNTQDEGSPLYGFKLHPSCCVDAIAALIERETTEKQRREMNGGLVNTMLANARENLDLRLDFNCLDTDELQTITLEDLEAGLQLL